One Poecile atricapillus isolate bPoeAtr1 chromosome 32, bPoeAtr1.hap1, whole genome shotgun sequence DNA window includes the following coding sequences:
- the LOC131590208 gene encoding olfactory receptor 14J1-like: MSNSSSFSHFLLLALADTRQLQLLHFCLFLGISLAALLGNTLIISAIACSHHLHSPMFFFLLNLALTDLGCICTTVPKAMHNSLWDTREISYSGCAAQLFLFVFFISAEFSLLTIMCYDRYVSICKPLHYGTLLGSRACAHMAAAAWASGFLYALLHTANTFSLPLCQGNALGQFFCEIPHILKLSCSKSYLRELGLIMLSAFLHFGCFVFIVFSYVQIFRAVLRIPSEQGRHKAFSTCLPHLAVLSLFLSTAVFAYLKPPSISSPSLDLAVSVLYSVVPPALNPLIYSLRNQELKAALRKLMTLYFQKY; the protein is encoded by the coding sequence atgtccaacagcagctccttcagccacttcctcctgctggccctggcagacacacggcagctgcagctcctgcacttctgcctcttcctgggcatctccctggctgccctcctgggcaacACCCTCATCATCAGTGCCatagcctgcagccaccacctgcacagccccatgttcttcttcctgctcaacctggccctcactgacctgggctgcatctgcaccactgtgcccaaagccatgcacaattccctctgggacaccagagAAATCTCCTACtcaggatgtgctgcacagctctTTCTGTTTGTCTTTTTCATCTCAGCAGAGTTTTCCCTGCTGACCATCATGTGCTACGACCGCTAcgtgtccatctgcaaacccctgcactacgggaccctcctgggcagcagagcttgtgcccacatggcagcagctgcctgggccagtggctttctctacgctctgctgcacacagccaatacattttccctgcccctgtgccagggcaatgCCCTGGGccagttcttctgtgaaatcccacacaTCCTCAAGCTCTCCTGCTCCAAATCCTACCTCAGGGAACTTGGGCTCATTATGCTAAGTGCTTTTCTacattttggttgttttgtgttcatagttttctcctatgtgcagatcttcagggctgtgctgaggatcccctctgagcagggacggcacaaagccttttccacctgcctccctcacctggcCGTGCTCTCCCTGTTCCTCAGCACTGCAGTCTTTGCCTACCTGAAGcccccctccatctcctccccatccttGGATCTGGCGGTGTCAGTTCTGTACTCGGTGgtgcctccagccctgaaccccctcatctacagcctgaggaaccaggagctcaaggctgcCCTGAGAAAATTGATGACtctgtattttcagaagtaTTAA